The following are encoded in a window of Chaetodon auriga isolate fChaAug3 chromosome 24, fChaAug3.hap1, whole genome shotgun sequence genomic DNA:
- the smim20 gene encoding small integral membrane protein 20, which produces MHVKMSKNRRIAFIFGGFVTAIAAAFYPIFFYPLTHKNEYREIQKVNRTGINQADVQPVGVKIWSDPFKPAGK; this is translated from the exons ATGCAcgttaaaatgtcaaaaaacaggAGAATAGCATTTATATTCGGGGGCTTTGTCACGGCTATTGCTGCTGCGTTTTACCCCATATTTTTCTACCCGCTCACACATAAAAACGAGTACA GAGAAATCCAGAAGGTTAACCGGACAGGAATCAACCAGGCAGATGTTCAACCTGTGG GTGTGAAGATATGGTCCGATCCATTCAAGCCTGCGGGAAAATGA
- the man2b2 gene encoding epididymis-specific alpha-mannosidase, which produces MIVLIVFTVFVHCCYWYGVTGENKPIQTFVIPHSHMDVGWVYTIQESMHAYAANVYTSVTEELSKAKDRRFIAVEQEFFRLWWDAVATESHKKQVRQLVKEGRLEFIIGGQVMHDEAVTDLDDEILQMTEGHGFLYETFGVRPQFSWHVDPFGASATTPVLFALAGFNAHLISRIDYDLKDSMQKNKELQFVWRGSASLKEKQQIFTHIMDQFSYCTPSYLPFSNSSGFYWNGVALFPDPPKNGVYPNMSLPVTKETVHAYAKTMVANIKQRAQWFRTNHVLWPWGCDKQFYNSSVQFNNMDPLMKYINQNSKEFGVTVQYATLGEYFKAIYQSDLVWEQRGSKDFLPYSTEPHQAWTGFYASRNVLKGVARRASSQLHAAETLFTRYRISFPEGPVAKDWALDKLRMLRWAVSEVQHHDGITGTESPKVADMYLQHLMQAMMGVEELLAALFLLPHNLDAPSILGSRYHRKGVRSLEQHVIVYNPLAWNTTTIINVTVTFPTAAVFDDDGQPVPAQIQRSAESNATYDLFIMVEIGGLQHRKYLIKFSEKQCSGRSKCGWTYEAKGVLFERRNVRDSLKTGRRLLPVLNECYKLMFDQDTNLLHSITYLQEKRRVRMTQDFWEYHANGDVKAGPISDNYIFSANGSAARAYKAVEMEIIPGKIVTEIRQRFYREESDQDYAYSITTRVPECFGSRPRCHRLEQTYSLGPLCLNTEVVLRTGSSLKNNRTLYTDDNGYQMMERKHRKFTKNTLARNYYPMVRTAYIEDDLSRLVLVTDRAHGVSSQANGQLEVMLHRRLWNDFAWNLGYNLTLNDSSVVRPTLWMMLGSISTTSKLYQREAIELQHRPVVMPIDQPQRPWQGKEPRQSSPVYPVVLPPNLHLLSFSIPGWNYSSDHDVHLSHVHSGKDLHSEPDYDRVLLRIVHLFEEGEDPELSKPVTINLKEVLQGIGEVKVLEERSLTGTWDITSLQRWKWKTADQFETNNERCWSCGDEAFTVTISPKEIRTFFVHFASRNF; this is translated from the exons ATGATAGTTTTAATCGTTTTTACGGTTTTTGTTCATTGCTGTTACTGGTATGGAGTGACGGGCGAAAACAAGCCAATTCAAACATTTGTTATTCCTCACAGTCACATGGATGTTGGCTGGGTGTACACTATTCAG GAGAGTATGCACGCCTATGCGGCCAATGTGTACACCAGTGTGACTGAGGAGCTGTCAAAGGCCAAAGACCGCAGGTTCATCGCTGTGGAACAGGAGTTCTTTCGACTGTGGTGGGATGCTGTGGCCACAGAGTCCCATAAGAAACAA GTACGACAGCTTGTGAAAGAGGGTCGTCTTGAGTTCATCATCGGGGGCCAAGTGATGCACGACGAGGCTGTAACGGATCTAGATGATGAGATATTACAAATGACAG AGGGACATGGTTTCCTCTACGAGACGTTTGGGGTGCGTCCTCAGTTTTCCTGGCACGTGGATCCGTTTGGAGCCTCTGCAACCACGCCGGTCCTCTTTGCCCTGGCTGGGTTCAATGCCCACCTCATCTCCCGCATTGACTACGACCTCAAAGACAGcatgcagaaaaacaag GAACTTCAGTTTGTATGGAGAGGTTCTGCTTCGctgaaggagaagcagcagatcTTCACTCACATTATGGACCAGTTTAGCTATTGCACCCCATCGTACCTGCCGTTCTCCAACAG CTCTGGTTTCTATTGGAATGGAGTTGCCTTGTTCCCTGATCCCCCGAAAAACGGAGTTTACCCCAACATGAGCCTGCCCGTCACCAAAGAGACAGTGCACGCCTACGCCAAGACTATGGTGGCGAACATCAAGCAGAGGGCTCAGTGGTTTAGGACGAACCACGTGCTCTGGCCGTGG GGCTGTGACAAACAGTTCTACAACTCATCTGTCCAGTTTAACAACATGGATCCTCTAATGAAGTACATCAATCAGAACAGCAAGGAGTTCGGGGTGACAGTCCAGTATGCCACTCTTGGTGAATATTTTAAAGCCATCTACCAATCAGATCTTGTCTGGGAGCAACGTGGCAGCAAAGACTTCCTTCCATATTCCACCG AACCGCACCAGGCGTGGACTGGGTTTTACGCCTCCAGAAACGTTCTGAAAGGAGTGGCACGACGGGCCAGTTCCCAGCTTCATGCAGCGGAGACTCTTTTCACACGGTACCGAATCAGCTTCCCTGAGGGGCCTGTAGCTAAAGACTGGGCCCTGGACAAGCTGAGGATGCTTCGCTGGGCCGTCTCTGAG GTGCAGCACCACGATGGCATCACTGGCACAGAGTCTCCCAAAGTGGCAGACATGTACTTGCAGCACCTCATGCAGGCCATGATGGGAGTagaggagctgctggctgcactGTTCCTGCTGCCCCACAACCTCGACGCACCCAGCATCCTCGGCAGCCGCTACCACAGAAAAG GTGTTCGGAGTTTGGAGCAGCATGTCATTGTTTACAACCCATTAGCATGGAACACCACCACTATCATCAACGTCACTGTCACCTTCCCCACCGCAGCCGTCTTTGACGATGATGGACAGCCTGTGCCTGCACAG ATCCAGAGGTCTGCAGAGTCCAATGCGACCTATGATCTTTTCATTATGGTGGAAATCGGAGGCCTTCAGCACAGGAAATACCTGATTAAGTTCTCTGAGAAGCAGTGCTCTGGGAGGTCCAAGTGTGGCTGGACTTACGAAGCTAAAGGGGTTCTGTTTGAGAGACGCAACGTCCGGGACTCGTTGAAAACGGGGAGGAGGCTCCTGCCTGTTCTGAATGAATGTTACAAGCTGATGTTTGACCAGGATACAAATCTACTGCACAGCATCACTTATCT TCAAGAAAAAAGGAGAGTAAGGATGACCCAGGATTTCTGGGAGTACCACGCAAACGGAGATGTAAAAGCAGGGCCCATCTCTGATAACTACATCTTTAGCGCTAACGGATCTGCTGCGCGGGCCTATAAGGCGGTGGAAATGGAAATTATCCCCGGGAAGATTGTGACGGAGATCAGGCAGCGCTTCTACAG AGAGGAAAGTGACCAAGACTACGCCTACTCCATCACCACCCGGGTCCCAGAATGCTTTGGGAGCAGGCCGCGGTGTCACAGGCTGGAGCAGACCTACTCGCTGGGCCCCCTCTGTCTCAACACAGAGGTCGTCCTCAGAACCGGCTCCTCCTTGAAGAACAACAGGACCCTGTACACAGATGACAATGGCTATcagatgatggagagaaaacacaggaagttcaCTAAGAACACTTTAGCAAGA AACTACTATCCAATGGTTCGGACAGCATACATTGAAGATGACCTGAGCAGACTGGTGCTGGTCACAGACAGAGCTCACGGTGTGTCCAGCCAAGCCAACGGACAACTAGAG GTCATGCTCCATCGACGCCTTTGGAACGACTTTGCCTGGAACCTGGGCtacaacctgaccctcaacgACAGCTCGGTCGTGAGGCCCACCCTGTGGATGATGCTGGGCTCCATCAGTACCACCTCTAAGCTTTACCAGAGGGAGGCAatagagctgcagcacagacctGTCGTCATGCCCATAGACCAACCTC AGAGGCCCTGGCAGGGGAAGGAACCCAGACAAAGTTCCCCTGTGTATCCCGTGGTCCTGCCACCCAACCTCCACCTGCTCAGCTTCAGCATCCCCGGATGGAACTACAGCTCTGATCACGACGTTCACCTCAGCCACGTTCACTCAG GTAAGGATTTGCACTCAGAGCCAGACTACGATCGGGTCCTGCTGAGAATCGTGCATCTCTTCGAGGAGGGAGAAGACCCCGAGCTTTCCAAACCAGTCACCATCAATTTGAAG GAAGTTCTGCAGGGCATAGGGGAAGTAAAAGTGCTGGAGGAGCGATCTCTCACAGGAACCTGGGATATCACCAGTCTGCAGAGATGGAAGTGGAAGACTGCAGATCAGTTCGAAACAA ACAACGAAAGGTGTTGGAGTTGTGGAGATGAAGCTTTCACCGTCACCATCTCACCCAAAGAGATCAGGACCTTCTTCGTTCATTTTGCCTCCAGGAACTTTTAG